A single Terriglobales bacterium DNA region contains:
- the shc gene encoding squalene--hopene cyclase, translating to MSSMQNLPSAGRPLASGAPAKLDDILSRVAAARDAARKFLFSLQHEDGYWCGELEADTTLESDYILLHTLLGTGDPVRIAKAARYILQHQNADGGWSIYHGGPSNVSASVKAYFGLKLAGYTASHPALERARRKILELGGVTEVNTFTKIYLCFFGQYDYFAVPAIPPEIVLFPRWFWFNLYEISSWSRAILVPLSIAYAKKPFKKIPKEMGVEELFVGGREHANLHLRWAPKILSWRNFFLFLDRMTHWFERVHVRPLRSLAIRRAEKWMLERLEKSDGLGAIFPGIVNSIIALRCLGYSLDDPQMIRALDEFEALHIEEEDTLRMQPCKSPVWDTAYAVFALGESGVSPDDPRLVAAADWMLKKQVTHRGDWAVKCPKAQPGGWYFEFNNEFYPDVDDTAMVALALGHVNHPHGRYQHESLERALAWVRAMQCRNGGWASFDKDNDRMVFQYVPFADHNAMLDPATVDITGRVLEALAAYGVPRHDRQVQRAIAFIRREQEPDGSWFGRWGVNYIYGTMQVLRGLEAIGEDMSQPWIQRAAVWLRSVQNPDGGWGETCGSYDDPATRGLGPSTPSQSAWALLGLMAAGDYSSDAVHRGIAYLLRTQRKDGSWDEKEYTGTGFPRVFYLAYHLYRQYFPLLALTTYAQEIASQRKSSS from the coding sequence ATGAGCAGCATGCAAAACCTGCCGTCGGCCGGGCGCCCCCTGGCCTCCGGTGCGCCGGCCAAGCTGGATGACATCCTCAGCCGCGTGGCCGCGGCCCGCGACGCGGCGCGCAAGTTCCTCTTCTCCCTCCAGCATGAGGACGGCTACTGGTGCGGCGAACTCGAGGCCGATACCACGCTCGAGTCCGACTACATCCTGCTGCACACCTTGCTGGGAACCGGCGATCCCGTGCGCATCGCCAAGGCGGCGCGCTACATCCTCCAGCACCAGAACGCCGACGGCGGCTGGAGCATCTACCATGGCGGTCCCTCGAACGTCAGTGCGTCGGTCAAGGCCTACTTCGGCTTGAAGCTCGCCGGCTACACCGCCAGCCACCCCGCGCTCGAGCGCGCTCGCCGGAAAATTCTCGAGCTCGGCGGCGTCACCGAGGTCAACACCTTTACCAAAATCTACCTGTGCTTCTTCGGCCAGTACGATTACTTCGCCGTACCCGCCATTCCGCCGGAGATCGTGCTCTTCCCACGCTGGTTCTGGTTCAACCTGTACGAGATATCCTCCTGGTCGCGCGCCATCCTGGTGCCGCTCTCCATCGCTTATGCCAAGAAGCCCTTCAAAAAGATTCCGAAGGAGATGGGCGTTGAGGAGCTCTTTGTCGGCGGGCGCGAGCATGCCAATCTGCATCTGCGCTGGGCGCCGAAGATCCTGAGCTGGCGCAATTTCTTCCTGTTCCTCGACCGCATGACGCACTGGTTCGAGCGTGTCCATGTGCGCCCGCTGCGTTCGCTCGCCATCCGTCGGGCGGAGAAGTGGATGCTCGAGCGTCTGGAGAAGAGCGACGGCCTGGGCGCCATCTTTCCGGGCATCGTGAACTCCATCATCGCGCTGCGCTGCCTGGGCTACTCGCTGGATGACCCCCAGATGATCCGTGCATTGGACGAGTTCGAGGCGCTCCACATCGAGGAGGAAGATACGCTGCGCATGCAGCCCTGCAAGTCCCCGGTATGGGACACAGCCTACGCGGTGTTCGCGCTGGGGGAAAGCGGCGTCTCGCCCGACGACCCGCGCCTGGTGGCCGCCGCCGACTGGATGCTCAAGAAGCAGGTCACGCACCGCGGCGACTGGGCGGTGAAGTGTCCCAAGGCCCAGCCTGGCGGCTGGTATTTCGAGTTCAACAACGAGTTCTATCCCGATGTGGACGACACCGCCATGGTGGCTCTGGCGTTGGGCCATGTGAACCATCCTCACGGCCGCTACCAGCACGAATCGCTCGAGCGCGCCCTGGCCTGGGTGCGCGCTATGCAGTGCCGCAACGGCGGCTGGGCGTCGTTCGATAAGGACAACGATCGCATGGTCTTCCAGTACGTGCCCTTCGCCGACCACAACGCCATGCTCGACCCGGCTACGGTGGATATCACCGGGCGGGTACTGGAGGCGCTGGCCGCCTACGGTGTGCCTCGTCATGACCGTCAGGTTCAGCGGGCCATCGCCTTCATCCGCCGCGAGCAGGAGCCGGACGGCTCCTGGTTCGGCCGCTGGGGCGTGAATTACATCTATGGCACCATGCAGGTGCTGCGCGGGCTGGAAGCCATCGGCGAGGACATGTCGCAGCCCTGGATCCAGCGCGCCGCGGTCTGGCTGCGCAGCGTGCAGAACCCCGACGGGGGCTGGGGCGAGACGTGTGGCTCCTACGACGATCCCGCCACCCGCGGCCTCGGTCCCAGTACGCCTTCGCAGAGCGCCTGGGCCCTTCTCGGCCTGATGGCCGCCGGCGATTACTCCAGCGACGCTGTGCATCGCGGCATCGCCTACCTGCTGCGCACCCAGAGGAAGGACGGTTCCTGGGACGAGAAAGAGTACACCGGCACGGGTTTCCCGCGCGTGTTCTATCTCGCGTATCACCTGTACCGGCAGTATTTCCCCTTGCTGGCGCTGACCACCTACGCGCAGGAGATCGCATCACAGAGGAAGAGTTCGAGCTAG
- a CDS encoding zinc-binding dehydrogenase: MTAAVLYGKEDVKIERVPIPHVEEGELLIKVQVALTCGTDLKVYQRGYHARMIVPPALFGHELAGVVEEVGSGVKHFCKGMRVVALNSAPCQMCFYCSKHQENLCENLLFNNGAYAEYIKIPRRIVESNTLTIPPNVSFVEAAMVEPLACVLRGLHETGVEIGDTVAVIGGGPIGLMFVQVAKLTGCNVIAVVKRDSQVQAAKRFGADEIIQVTSVADPVEAVRAISPDRRGADVVIEAVGRPQAWEWAVDMVRKGGTVNFFGGCASGTKVQLDTNRLHYAEITLKATFHHTPEAVRRAFALITEKKIKSSDYVTGEAPLSRLQQVLRHMLNRNGDIKTAIIPGH, from the coding sequence ATGACAGCAGCCGTCCTCTACGGCAAAGAGGACGTGAAAATCGAACGTGTGCCCATCCCCCATGTCGAGGAGGGCGAGCTTCTCATCAAGGTGCAGGTGGCGCTCACCTGCGGTACCGACCTGAAGGTGTACCAGCGCGGCTACCACGCCCGCATGATTGTGCCTCCGGCCCTGTTCGGGCACGAACTGGCAGGCGTCGTCGAAGAAGTGGGTTCGGGCGTGAAGCATTTCTGCAAGGGGATGCGTGTCGTGGCGCTCAACTCCGCCCCCTGCCAGATGTGCTTCTATTGTTCCAAGCACCAGGAGAATCTCTGCGAGAACCTGCTGTTCAACAACGGCGCCTACGCGGAGTACATCAAGATCCCGCGCCGCATCGTGGAATCCAACACGCTTACCATCCCGCCCAATGTCAGCTTCGTCGAGGCGGCCATGGTCGAGCCCCTGGCCTGCGTACTGCGCGGACTGCATGAAACCGGAGTCGAAATCGGAGATACCGTGGCCGTCATCGGTGGCGGGCCTATCGGCTTGATGTTCGTGCAGGTGGCCAAGCTCACCGGGTGCAATGTGATCGCCGTGGTCAAGCGCGATTCCCAAGTGCAGGCCGCCAAGCGCTTCGGCGCCGATGAGATCATCCAGGTCACTTCCGTGGCCGATCCGGTCGAGGCCGTGCGCGCCATCAGCCCCGACCGTCGCGGCGCCGATGTGGTCATCGAGGCCGTCGGCCGCCCGCAGGCCTGGGAGTGGGCCGTGGACATGGTTCGCAAGGGCGGCACGGTGAACTTTTTCGGCGGATGTGCTAGCGGCACCAAGGTGCAGCTCGACACCAACCGCCTGCATTACGCGGAGATTACGCTCAAGGCTACGTTTCACCACACGCCGGAAGCCGTGCGCCGTGCCTTCGCGCTCATCACCGAGAAGAAAATCAAGAGCAGCGATTACGTCACCGGCGAAGCGCCGCTCTCGCGCCTGCAGCAGGTGCTGCGGCACATGCTCAACCGCAACGGTGACATCAAGACCGCAATCATCCCCGGCCATTAG
- the hpnH gene encoding adenosyl-hopene transferase HpnH, which translates to MRFPLALQYDLTKYIIGKKLKGVERFPLVMMLEPLHACNLTCTGCGRIREYESTIREVVPVEQCLAAADECGAPIVSICGGEPMIYKEIGRLVEGLLARRKHIYLCTNGMFIRKRIHEFKPSKRFFFNVHLDGMRRSHDIAVEREGVFDAAVDGIRCAKEHGFQVCTNTTVYMETDMNEIEALFEYLEGLGVDGHMISPGYSYSAVQTKEIFLDRARIRDKFKEIKRLARRFPLNTSPVYAEFLAGDRDLMCTAWGNPTYNTKGWKGPCYLMTDAHHATFADLIHKTPWEKYGYGRDPRCENCLVHCGYEASAATGKDARFGDTWKMFAWSFFG; encoded by the coding sequence ATGCGTTTTCCGTTGGCGCTGCAGTACGACCTGACGAAGTACATCATTGGCAAGAAGCTGAAGGGAGTGGAGCGCTTCCCGCTGGTCATGATGCTGGAGCCGCTCCACGCCTGCAACCTGACCTGCACCGGCTGCGGCCGCATCCGCGAGTACGAGAGCACCATTCGCGAAGTAGTTCCGGTGGAACAATGCCTGGCCGCGGCCGATGAGTGCGGCGCGCCGATTGTCTCCATCTGCGGCGGCGAGCCCATGATTTACAAAGAGATTGGCCGCTTGGTGGAAGGCCTGTTGGCGCGCAGGAAGCATATCTACCTGTGCACCAACGGCATGTTCATCCGCAAGCGCATCCACGAGTTCAAGCCCTCGAAGCGCTTCTTCTTCAACGTGCACCTCGACGGCATGCGCCGCTCGCACGATATCGCCGTGGAGCGCGAGGGAGTGTTCGACGCCGCCGTCGACGGCATCCGCTGCGCCAAGGAGCACGGTTTCCAGGTCTGCACCAATACCACCGTCTACATGGAAACCGACATGAACGAGATCGAGGCGCTGTTCGAGTACCTGGAAGGGCTGGGCGTCGACGGCCACATGATCTCACCCGGCTACTCCTATAGTGCCGTCCAGACCAAGGAGATTTTTCTCGATCGGGCCCGGATCCGCGACAAGTTCAAGGAGATCAAACGGCTCGCCCGACGCTTCCCGCTGAACACTTCGCCGGTGTACGCGGAGTTCCTTGCTGGCGACCGCGACCTCATGTGCACGGCCTGGGGCAATCCCACCTACAACACCAAGGGGTGGAAAGGGCCCTGCTACCTGATGACGGACGCGCACCACGCCACTTTCGCGGACCTGATCCACAAGACGCCCTGGGAAAAATACGGCTACGGCCGCGATCCCCGCTGCGAGAACTGCCTGGTGCACTGCGGCTACGAGGCCAGTGCCGCCACCGGCAAGGACGCCCGCTTCGGCGACACCTGGAAGATGTTCGCCTGGTCATTCTTCGGCTGA
- the hpnA gene encoding hopanoid-associated sugar epimerase → MKAFVTGSTGFVGSHVAHVLARSGAELRLLVRSGSPTGNIDDLAAERIVGDLRDPESLRRGLEGCELAFHVAADYRLWVRRPEELYQSNVEGTRSLLMAARTAGVRRVIYTSSVATMGFPADGTPGDEESPVSLADMIGHYKRSKFMAEQVAIEAARAGQDVVVVNPTTPVGEGDIKPTPTGKIIVDFLNRRFPAYLDTGLNLVDVAEVARGHVLAAEKAQPGRRYILGGVNLTLKQLLDKLAALTGLRSPGVRLPYAVACAFGALDTLFTGMLFGREPRAPLEAVRMGRKRMFVSSRRAERELGWEIVPPDDALRRAVDWFHAHGYVRA, encoded by the coding sequence GTGAAGGCTTTTGTAACAGGCTCGACCGGGTTTGTCGGTAGCCATGTCGCGCACGTGCTGGCCCGCTCGGGGGCTGAGTTGCGCCTGTTGGTTCGGTCAGGTAGCCCGACGGGGAACATCGACGATCTGGCCGCCGAGCGGATCGTCGGCGACCTGCGCGACCCGGAGTCGTTGCGCCGTGGCCTCGAGGGTTGTGAGCTGGCGTTCCACGTCGCGGCCGACTACCGGCTGTGGGTGCGGCGGCCGGAGGAACTGTATCAGTCGAACGTCGAAGGGACCCGGTCGTTGCTCATGGCGGCCCGGACTGCGGGTGTCCGCCGCGTGATCTATACCTCAAGCGTCGCGACCATGGGCTTTCCGGCGGACGGTACTCCCGGCGACGAAGAGTCGCCGGTCTCGTTAGCCGACATGATCGGCCATTACAAGCGTTCCAAGTTCATGGCGGAACAGGTAGCGATAGAAGCGGCGCGCGCCGGACAGGATGTGGTCGTCGTCAATCCCACTACCCCCGTCGGCGAGGGTGACATCAAGCCCACGCCTACAGGGAAGATCATCGTGGATTTCCTGAACCGTCGCTTTCCGGCGTACCTGGATACGGGACTGAATCTGGTGGATGTGGCGGAAGTCGCGCGTGGGCATGTGCTGGCTGCCGAAAAGGCGCAGCCCGGCCGCCGCTACATTTTGGGCGGGGTAAACCTCACGCTCAAGCAGTTGCTGGACAAGCTGGCGGCGCTCACTGGGCTGCGCTCTCCGGGCGTGCGTCTGCCCTACGCTGTGGCCTGCGCTTTCGGCGCTCTGGACACGCTGTTCACCGGCATGCTGTTCGGCCGCGAGCCACGCGCGCCGCTTGAGGCCGTGCGCATGGGCCGCAAGAGAATGTTCGTCAGCTCGCGGCGCGCGGAACGCGAGCTGGGCTGGGAGATCGTTCCGCCGGATGATGCGCTGCGCCGCGCCGTCGACTGGTTCCATGCCCACGGATACGTTCGTGCCTAA
- a CDS encoding zinc-dependent dehydrogenase, whose amino-acid sequence MTVAAQTEPKPQRGALPATMQAAVYRGVNDVRVETVAVPEIGPGELLLRVHTCGICGTDLKKISTGSHSAPRIFGHETSGVVAAVGAGVTGFKVGDRVMAFHHIPCGECFYCLHKVFAQCPVYKKVGTTAGFEPAGGGFAEYVRVMDWIVRRGLVRIPDDVSFEQATFVEPVNTCMKGIESLRLVPGETVLILGQGPIGIILAVLARRAGAEVITSDLYARRLTIASGFGIQRTVDASKADPAAEVRQCTEGRGADAVIVAAAGNGLIQPALDAARPGGRVLLFAQTVRAQAAFDPSSVCVDEKSLLGSYSASVDLQEESVRFVFSREMDLERLITHRFPLPQAVAALELAAHPGPDSMKVVIQPGQPSEGRKL is encoded by the coding sequence ATGACCGTCGCAGCTCAGACCGAGCCAAAACCCCAACGCGGCGCCCTTCCCGCCACCATGCAGGCCGCCGTGTATCGTGGCGTGAACGACGTCCGCGTCGAGACCGTGGCGGTGCCGGAAATCGGGCCGGGCGAGCTGCTTTTGCGGGTCCATACCTGCGGCATCTGCGGCACCGACTTGAAGAAAATCTCAACCGGCTCACATTCTGCGCCGCGCATCTTCGGCCACGAAACTTCGGGCGTGGTGGCGGCCGTGGGCGCCGGTGTTACCGGCTTCAAGGTCGGCGATCGCGTCATGGCGTTCCATCACATCCCGTGCGGCGAGTGTTTCTACTGCCTGCACAAGGTCTTCGCGCAGTGCCCGGTGTACAAGAAGGTGGGCACCACGGCCGGCTTCGAACCCGCGGGCGGCGGTTTTGCCGAGTACGTCCGCGTGATGGACTGGATCGTCCGCAGAGGCCTGGTGCGCATCCCCGACGACGTGTCGTTCGAACAGGCCACGTTCGTGGAGCCGGTAAACACCTGCATGAAGGGCATCGAGAGCTTGCGGCTGGTCCCGGGCGAAACCGTCCTCATCCTGGGGCAGGGGCCCATCGGCATCATTCTGGCCGTTCTGGCCCGCCGCGCGGGCGCCGAAGTTATAACTTCCGATTTGTACGCCCGAAGGCTTACAATAGCCTCAGGCTTCGGGATACAACGGACGGTGGACGCATCCAAGGCCGACCCGGCCGCGGAAGTCCGCCAGTGCACCGAAGGCCGCGGCGCCGACGCCGTGATTGTCGCGGCTGCGGGTAACGGGCTGATTCAGCCTGCCTTGGACGCCGCGAGGCCGGGCGGACGCGTGCTGCTGTTCGCGCAGACCGTGCGCGCGCAGGCCGCGTTCGACCCTTCATCTGTGTGCGTTGACGAAAAATCGTTGTTGGGTTCCTACAGCGCCTCGGTCGACCTGCAGGAGGAATCGGTGCGCTTTGTATTCAGCCGGGAGATGGATCTGGAGCGGCTCATTACCCACCGCTTCCCCCTCCCGCAAGCGGTCGCGGCGCTTGAACTCGCTGCCCATCCCGGACCGGATTCTATGAAGGTGGTCATTCAGCCCGGGCAGCCCTCGGAAGGACGAAAACTTTGA
- the hpnC gene encoding squalene synthase HpnC: MSSTVTSGPSQVTGALGASVRGWARLPAEYAIPQQAPSLEEARAYCCRLARSHYENFHVATWFLPERLRPHFYSVYAYCRIADDLGDEVGDPQAALALLDEWEAELDACYAGAPRHPVFVALAETVRACDVPRQPFADLLQAFRQDQTVSRYATFDDLLGYCRYSANPVGRIVLYVCGYRDAERQQLSDITCTALQLANFWQDVTVDLAKGRIYLPREDMARFGVSEEDLSLHRPTPAFLDLMRFQVERAREWFARGLPLAGMVERDLALDIELFTRGGQEILDAIERQGFDVLRARPVISRSRKLRLLVQAALRKLR; the protein is encoded by the coding sequence ATGTCCTCCACCGTCACGTCCGGTCCCAGCCAGGTCACGGGGGCGCTCGGAGCCTCCGTACGCGGATGGGCGCGCCTGCCCGCGGAATACGCCATTCCGCAGCAGGCCCCCTCGCTCGAGGAAGCGCGCGCCTACTGCTGTCGGCTGGCCCGCTCGCATTACGAGAACTTCCACGTCGCTACCTGGTTCCTGCCCGAGCGCCTGCGGCCGCACTTTTACAGCGTGTACGCTTACTGCCGCATCGCCGACGATCTGGGCGACGAGGTCGGCGACCCGCAGGCCGCGCTCGCGCTCCTCGACGAGTGGGAGGCCGAACTCGACGCCTGCTATGCCGGTGCGCCGCGACATCCCGTGTTCGTAGCCCTGGCCGAAACGGTGCGCGCCTGCGACGTTCCTCGCCAGCCCTTTGCCGACCTGCTCCAGGCCTTCCGCCAGGACCAGACCGTTTCCCGCTACGCCACCTTCGATGACCTGCTGGGATACTGCCGGTATTCGGCGAATCCGGTGGGACGCATCGTGCTTTACGTGTGCGGCTACCGCGATGCGGAGCGCCAGCAGCTTTCCGACATCACCTGCACCGCCTTGCAACTCGCCAACTTCTGGCAGGACGTCACCGTGGATCTGGCCAAAGGCCGCATCTACCTGCCGCGCGAAGACATGGCCCGCTTCGGCGTCAGCGAGGAGGATCTCTCACTGCACCGGCCCACGCCCGCGTTCCTGGACCTGATGCGATTCCAGGTGGAACGCGCGCGGGAGTGGTTCGCGCGCGGCCTGCCGCTTGCCGGCATGGTCGAGCGGGACCTGGCGCTCGACATCGAACTTTTCACCCGCGGCGGACAGGAGATCCTGGACGCCATCGAACGCCAGGGCTTCGACGTGCTGCGCGCGCGGCCCGTGATCTCCCGCTCGCGCAAGCTCAGGCTGTTGGTGCAGGCGGCGCTGAGAAAGTTGCGATGA
- the ispH gene encoding 4-hydroxy-3-methylbut-2-enyl diphosphate reductase, translating into MTVATVEKTLLLLKPRGFCAGVVRAIDIVRIALDTFGPPIYVRKEIVHNRYVVEDLAAKGAIFVDSVEEVPDGERVIYSAHGVSPEVREASQRRRLRVIDATCPLVTKVHVEAVKYANEGYTIILIGHRDHDEVIGTLGEAPLVTEVVSTPEEVEALTVPDPNRVAYITQTTLSLDETRGIIEALERKFPKIKGPAAQDICYATENRQLAVKHVAADADLVLVVGSDNSSNSNRLVEVAGLLGARAHLIENYRAIQPEWLEAVKTVALTAGASAPECLVEEVVTFLASAGFTNVQEVEVMPENVRFGLPPEIVQAIAAAPTAAAAE; encoded by the coding sequence ATGACGGTTGCCACGGTTGAAAAAACGCTGCTCCTGCTGAAACCCCGAGGTTTCTGCGCGGGCGTCGTACGCGCGATTGACATCGTCCGTATCGCCCTGGATACCTTCGGCCCGCCCATCTATGTGCGCAAGGAGATCGTCCACAACCGCTATGTGGTAGAGGACCTGGCCGCCAAGGGTGCTATCTTCGTGGATAGCGTCGAAGAAGTTCCCGACGGCGAGCGCGTCATCTACAGCGCGCACGGCGTGTCGCCCGAAGTGCGTGAGGCCAGCCAGCGCCGCCGTCTGCGGGTAATCGACGCCACCTGCCCGCTGGTCACCAAGGTGCACGTGGAGGCGGTCAAGTACGCCAACGAGGGCTACACCATCATTCTCATTGGCCACCGCGACCACGATGAAGTTATCGGCACGCTCGGCGAAGCACCGCTGGTCACCGAAGTGGTGAGTACGCCGGAGGAAGTCGAGGCGCTCACTGTGCCCGACCCCAACCGCGTCGCCTACATCACCCAGACCACGCTCAGCCTGGACGAGACCCGCGGCATTATCGAGGCCCTGGAGCGCAAGTTTCCCAAGATCAAAGGCCCGGCCGCGCAGGATATCTGTTACGCCACGGAAAACCGGCAGCTTGCGGTGAAGCACGTCGCCGCCGATGCCGACCTGGTCCTGGTTGTAGGCTCGGACAACAGCTCGAACTCGAACCGCTTGGTCGAAGTGGCCGGGTTGCTGGGCGCCCGTGCCCACCTCATCGAGAACTATCGCGCCATTCAGCCGGAATGGCTTGAGGCAGTGAAGACCGTGGCCCTCACCGCCGGCGCCTCGGCCCCCGAGTGCCTGGTGGAAGAAGTTGTGACCTTCCTGGCCAGCGCCGGTTTCACGAACGTGCAGGAAGTGGAGGTCATGCCGGAGAACGTGCGCTTCGGACTTCCTCCGGAGATTGTTCAGGCGATCGCGGCCGCCCCCACTGCCGCGGCTGCGGAATGA